In a single window of the Melioribacteraceae bacterium genome:
- a CDS encoding efflux RND transporter permease subunit, translating to MSLSSVSIRRPVLAIVMSITIVLFGVIGFTYLGIREYPSIDPPIINVSTGYAGANADVIESQITEPLEEQINGIAGIRSLTSTSRDGRSNITVEFDVSVDMEAAANDVRDRVSRAQRNLPPDVDPPTVSKADADAVPIVFLNVQSNKKNLLELSDIGQNIFKERLQTIPGVSQVAIWGERRYSMRLWMDPAKLAAYSVTPLDIRNALNRENIELPSGRIEGNNTELTVRTLGRLTTVEEFNNLIIRESSGIIVRFRDVGTAELYPENDRSILRRDGIPMIGIVLIPQPGANFIQIADEFYKRIEQIKKDLPEDVQLGIGFDVTKYIRSSIKEVQETILLAFALVILIIFLFLRDWRTTLIPIIAIPVSLIGTFFIMYIADFSINVLTLLGIVLAIGIVVDDAIVVMENIYKKVEAGMAPVEASTKGASEIFFAVISTTIALAAVFLPIMFLEGITGQLFVEFGVVIAGSVIISSFVALTLTPMLSSKILKTKEKHSWFYYKTEPFFSGLETQYQRALNAFMGKRWLAFVIMGASLLFAFIFGSQLQSELAPIEDRGDIRVQSTMPEGTSFELMDRYLLNMSDILKNAVKETESMIAVTAGGGGGGSSNSGFVRLILVEVEKRTRSQQEIAEQVTGITRKLNDARSFVVQSQSISTRRGGLPVQYVIQAPDIERLRTAVPKFLEEAQFDPTFANVDINLKFNKPEIVVEINRTKARELGVSALDISQTLQLAFSGQRFGFFVMNGKQYQVIGQVTRENRNKPIDLTTLFVRNTRGQLIQIDNLVTLTERSSPPQLFRFNRYASATVSASLAPGKTIGDGIKAMDRIADKVLDDSYSTTLEGASKDFVESSSSLLFTFALALILIYLTLAAQFESFRDPFIIMFTVPLAIAGAIISLWYFNQTLNIFSQIGQIMLIGLVTKNGILIVEFANQKKAQGLSVIEAVKEAASLRLRPILMTSLSTILGTLPIALALGAGSESRVSMGIAVIGGLIFSTSLTLFVIPAIYSYFSEKTKTVSNVVAEEKENDSINVDEGGVVSVK from the coding sequence ATGAGTTTATCATCAGTAAGTATACGAAGACCCGTTCTGGCAATAGTTATGTCTATTACCATTGTTTTATTTGGTGTTATTGGATTTACCTACCTGGGCATACGTGAATATCCCAGTATTGACCCGCCGATAATAAATGTATCAACCGGATATGCGGGCGCAAACGCAGACGTTATAGAATCTCAGATTACTGAACCGCTCGAAGAACAGATTAATGGTATAGCCGGAATTCGATCACTCACCTCAACTAGTCGTGACGGAAGAAGTAATATTACAGTTGAGTTTGATGTGTCGGTTGATATGGAAGCCGCCGCAAATGATGTTAGAGACCGTGTCTCACGCGCTCAAAGAAATCTTCCCCCCGATGTTGATCCGCCAACTGTTTCAAAAGCAGATGCCGATGCTGTGCCGATAGTTTTCTTAAACGTACAAAGCAATAAAAAAAATCTACTTGAACTTTCAGATATTGGGCAAAATATTTTTAAGGAAAGATTGCAGACAATACCGGGCGTAAGTCAGGTTGCTATATGGGGTGAAAGACGATATTCGATGCGTCTGTGGATGGATCCGGCTAAATTAGCGGCTTACAGTGTAACCCCTCTAGATATACGAAATGCCCTCAACAGAGAAAACATTGAACTTCCTTCTGGGAGAATTGAAGGAAACAATACTGAATTAACAGTTCGAACTTTAGGCAGATTAACTACCGTAGAAGAATTTAATAATCTTATAATTAGAGAATCATCCGGAATAATTGTGCGATTTAGAGATGTGGGAACTGCTGAATTGTACCCCGAAAATGATCGATCAATTCTAAGACGAGACGGCATTCCAATGATTGGTATTGTGCTCATTCCACAACCCGGTGCTAATTTTATTCAAATAGCAGATGAATTTTATAAAAGAATTGAACAGATCAAAAAAGATTTACCTGAAGATGTTCAATTGGGAATTGGTTTTGATGTTACAAAGTATATTCGATCCTCAATTAAGGAAGTTCAGGAAACAATTCTGCTGGCATTTGCTCTCGTTATACTTATAATATTTCTTTTCTTACGCGATTGGAGAACAACATTAATTCCAATTATTGCTATTCCTGTATCATTAATCGGTACATTTTTTATAATGTATATTGCCGACTTCTCAATCAATGTACTTACATTACTTGGAATTGTATTGGCGATAGGGATAGTAGTGGATGACGCAATTGTGGTAATGGAAAATATTTATAAAAAAGTTGAAGCCGGGATGGCTCCGGTGGAAGCTAGCACAAAAGGAGCTTCTGAAATCTTTTTTGCGGTAATTTCCACTACTATTGCTCTCGCTGCGGTCTTTCTACCTATAATGTTTTTAGAGGGAATTACAGGGCAATTATTTGTTGAGTTTGGAGTTGTGATTGCCGGTTCAGTTATTATCTCTTCATTTGTGGCTCTTACATTAACACCAATGCTCAGTTCAAAAATTTTAAAGACTAAAGAAAAACATAGCTGGTTCTATTATAAAACCGAGCCATTCTTTTCCGGACTTGAAACTCAATATCAAAGAGCTCTAAATGCATTTATGGGAAAACGATGGCTTGCCTTTGTTATTATGGGTGCATCACTTCTATTTGCTTTTATTTTTGGATCCCAGCTTCAATCGGAATTAGCTCCGATTGAAGATAGAGGCGATATTAGAGTACAATCTACAATGCCTGAAGGGACTTCATTTGAGTTGATGGATAGATATTTATTGAATATGTCAGACATTCTGAAAAATGCTGTTAAAGAAACAGAATCGATGATAGCCGTAACAGCAGGAGGCGGTGGGGGAGGTTCTTCAAATAGTGGATTTGTTCGACTAATTTTAGTAGAGGTTGAGAAACGAACCCGATCACAGCAGGAGATTGCTGAGCAGGTTACCGGAATTACAAGAAAATTAAATGATGCCAGATCATTTGTTGTGCAGAGCCAATCAATTTCTACAAGACGAGGCGGACTTCCGGTTCAATATGTAATTCAAGCACCAGATATCGAAAGATTGAGAACCGCCGTTCCAAAATTTTTAGAGGAAGCTCAATTCGATCCCACTTTCGCAAATGTTGATATAAATCTAAAATTCAATAAACCTGAAATAGTCGTAGAAATTAATAGAACTAAAGCTAGAGAGTTAGGTGTATCTGCACTTGATATTTCTCAGACTCTTCAACTGGCATTCAGCGGACAGCGATTCGGGTTTTTTGTAATGAATGGAAAACAATATCAGGTTATTGGACAGGTAACACGGGAAAACAGAAATAAACCTATTGATCTTACGACCTTATTTGTTCGAAATACAAGAGGACAATTAATACAAATTGATAACCTCGTAACTCTTACCGAAAGAAGCAGTCCTCCTCAATTGTTTCGCTTCAACAGATATGCAAGCGCAACAGTATCTGCAAGTTTAGCCCCCGGCAAAACTATTGGCGATGGAATTAAAGCTATGGATAGAATTGCCGATAAGGTGCTGGATGATTCATATTCTACAACGCTTGAGGGAGCATCAAAGGATTTTGTGGAAAGTTCATCCAGTTTACTTTTCACTTTTGCATTGGCTTTGATACTGATTTATCTAACACTTGCAGCTCAATTTGAAAGTTTCCGCGATCCATTCATTATAATGTTCACTGTTCCTCTTGCTATTGCGGGTGCCATTATTTCACTTTGGTACTTTAATCAAACCCTCAATATTTTTAGTCAAATTGGGCAAATAATGTTAATCGGGCTGGTTACTAAAAACGGAATATTAATTGTAGAGTTCGCGAATCAGAAAAAAGCCCAAGGCTTATCTGTTATAGAAGCTGTAAAAGAAGCCGCAAGTTTGCGACTTCGTCCAATATTAATGACTAGCTTATCAACCATTCTTGGAACACTCCCGATAGCTCTGGCACTCGGTGCAGGTTCTGAAAGTCGTGTTTCAATGGGTATTGCGGTTATTGGCGGTTTAATTTTTTCTACCTCTTTAACATTATTTGTTATACCGGCTATCTACTCCTATTTTTCTGAAAAAACTAAGACTGTTAGTAATGTTGTTGCTGAAGAGAAAGAGAATGATTCAATTAATGTTGATGAAGGAGGAGTTGTTTCTGTTAAATAG
- a CDS encoding DUF1684 domain-containing protein — protein sequence MKNSFITVLLSLFLFCLGCSENIQEKGSKKYLAEINNWHSKRTENLKKENGWLNLVGLFWLEQGENTFGTNAKNKMIFPADRGSDFMGKLILLDSIVTLEPNENVDIKVNGKNAEQMILKDDMSGSPDIMEFGSLKWFIIKRGEKIGVRLRDLNAPLLAQFKGIERFPINSDWRIEAEFIPYNPPKKLLIPTVIGTIEEELSPGAVKFVKDGKDYKFDLQDAGKQYFAVFADLTSGKETYGGGRFLYIDKPDSTGKFFVDFNKTYNPPCVFTKYATCPLPTKDNYLKLEITAGEKNFGEGH from the coding sequence ATGAAAAATTCATTTATAACAGTTCTTCTTTCTCTTTTCTTATTTTGCCTCGGATGCAGTGAAAACATTCAAGAAAAGGGGAGTAAAAAATATTTAGCCGAGATTAATAATTGGCATTCTAAACGCACCGAGAATCTTAAAAAGGAAAACGGGTGGTTGAATCTTGTTGGTCTTTTTTGGCTAGAACAGGGAGAAAATACTTTTGGAACTAATGCTAAAAACAAGATGATTTTCCCCGCCGATCGGGGTTCTGATTTTATGGGAAAATTAATTCTTCTGGATTCGATTGTTACACTTGAACCTAATGAAAATGTAGATATAAAGGTTAATGGGAAGAATGCTGAACAGATGATATTAAAAGATGATATGAGCGGCTCTCCCGATATTATGGAGTTTGGGTCCCTTAAATGGTTTATCATTAAAAGGGGAGAAAAAATTGGAGTACGGTTGAGAGATTTGAATGCCCCATTACTCGCCCAATTTAAAGGGATTGAAAGATTTCCCATAAATTCGGATTGGAGAATTGAAGCCGAGTTTATTCCTTATAACCCTCCTAAAAAACTTTTAATTCCAACAGTTATTGGAACTATTGAAGAGGAGCTATCACCTGGGGCAGTTAAATTTGTGAAAGATGGAAAAGACTACAAATTTGATTTACAAGATGCCGGTAAACAATATTTTGCGGTATTCGCCGATTTAACTAGTGGTAAAGAAACTTATGGCGGTGGTAGATTTTTGTATATCGACAAACCGGATTCGACAGGAAAATTCTTTGTGGATTTTAATAAGACTTACAATCCCCCATGTGTATTTACGAAATATGCAACTTGTCCTTTGCCCACAAAAGATAATTATTTGAAATTGGAGATAACGGCAGGAGAAAAAAATTTTGGAGAAGGGCATTAA
- a CDS encoding MFS transporter, which yields MADTPTKTNIFKSFSKNFWTVITMEFFERGSYYGMMSILSVYMVDQLNFTKESVGVIKSTIQPLLYILPILSGAIGDRYGYRKTLTFAFIFLGLGYFLTSQTTEYAMVFASLIIMAFGAGAFKPMISGTIARETNEKNSTVGFGIFYWSINLGAFLFPLILVPYIKNTFGWEYVMLASAIGTASMLIPNYFIYKEPKRPESTKKLSEVLNGMVMVLTDFRFIGLIVIYSGFWILYFQMFDSVLWYVQSYVDATSLNNAVNGLFAFFGINLGWKFDVEHVTVINAGTIILLQIVVSSIVKNTKALPTMITGIAMGTAGMAILAISSNIWIFMIGIMIFSIGEMTAHPKFISYVGLIAPEDKKALYLGYSFLYGVIGSGVGGILGASLYVHFVDNLNNPSLLWIIFSCIGLATMIGLLLFNKFLAPKNLDV from the coding sequence ATGGCTGACACTCCTACTAAAACTAACATTTTCAAATCCTTCTCAAAGAACTTTTGGACAGTAATAACAATGGAGTTTTTTGAACGGGGCTCATATTATGGAATGATGAGTATTCTATCGGTTTATATGGTTGATCAATTAAATTTTACCAAAGAGAGTGTGGGAGTAATTAAAAGCACAATTCAACCTCTTTTGTATATTCTTCCAATTCTATCTGGGGCTATTGGCGATAGATACGGCTATCGCAAAACGCTAACATTCGCGTTTATATTTTTAGGGCTCGGCTATTTTTTAACAAGTCAAACTACAGAATACGCAATGGTGTTTGCGAGTCTTATTATTATGGCCTTTGGAGCGGGCGCCTTTAAACCAATGATTTCCGGAACTATAGCTCGTGAGACAAATGAAAAAAACAGCACTGTTGGATTTGGAATTTTTTACTGGTCAATAAATCTTGGCGCATTTTTATTCCCATTAATCTTGGTCCCTTATATTAAAAATACTTTTGGGTGGGAATATGTAATGCTGGCTTCAGCTATTGGAACAGCATCGATGCTAATACCCAATTATTTTATTTATAAAGAACCAAAACGACCTGAGAGTACAAAAAAACTTTCCGAGGTATTAAATGGAATGGTTATGGTTCTTACTGATTTTAGATTTATTGGGCTTATTGTAATATACTCCGGTTTCTGGATTCTATATTTCCAAATGTTTGATTCGGTATTGTGGTATGTTCAATCATATGTTGATGCTACTTCACTCAACAATGCCGTGAATGGACTATTCGCCTTTTTTGGAATTAATCTGGGTTGGAAATTTGATGTTGAGCATGTTACCGTTATTAATGCCGGTACAATAATCTTGCTGCAAATTGTCGTTTCAAGTATTGTGAAAAATACAAAGGCACTTCCTACAATGATAACCGGAATTGCAATGGGAACAGCCGGAATGGCAATACTTGCTATCTCTTCTAATATATGGATATTTATGATTGGTATTATGATTTTTTCTATTGGTGAGATGACAGCCCACCCTAAATTCATTAGTTATGTTGGTTTGATTGCTCCCGAAGACAAAAAAGCGCTTTACCTTGGTTACTCATTTTTGTACGGTGTGATAGGTAGCGGAGTGGGAGGAATATTGGGTGCAAGTCTTTATGTTCATTTTGTTGATAATTTAAATAACCCTTCATTACTCTGGATAATTTTTAGTTGTATTGGATTGGCCACAATGATTGGTTTATTGCTATTTAATAAATTTCTTGCTCCGAAAAATTTGGATGTTTAG
- a CDS encoding PAS domain S-box protein yields MSTEKNIDELEKQNQLLKKEIENLSSLKDETMFKCIFELISDNASFGIALINSSRKIQFSNLALQKMLGYTQDELSELNIADISHPKDFKTDQTLFNEILEGKRDRYTIEKRYFTKDEKVVYGKLTIIKIKSSTNEKFQFISIVENLTEQKQVSEKLAKEQTLFYTLLENTADTIYFKDLQSRFLKVNKTMAVKHGFNDPNDVIGKTDFDMFGIEHATQAYNDEQEIIRTGIPKIGIEEKETWHDGRITWVSTSKMPLYSRAGKIIGTFGITRDITEKKLLNDKIFESEKVYRSIFENSPDGMFIMTEVIIDCNQAICEKLKFTHDELVGKTPADISPEFQPDGTLSAEASKNKIENTLKGIPQWFEWKHVASDGSLLDFEISLNPMTIGGKITVHATMRDITEKKKRERINNVIYKISEAALSVQDYGLFFKKIHNSISNLMPAKNFYIALYNDQKQELSFPYFVDEIDPPQKTKQMGRGLTEYVIRVGEPTLVDAHKDLELRRSGEVDLIGAPQAIWLGIPLKVSGKVIGVLVVQDYENEKAYGQDEMQLLSFVCDQISQVIEREKKSIEIKKFADELEVLNSTKDKFFSIIAHDLRNPFITILGFSDVLISDFTEMSDDEKIYYLTEMKKAAEVSHNLLQNLLQWSRSQTGRIDFHPTSLNLQNIVRENLDLVSAIAERKEIKLESKIPDDTFVFADEDMLNTIIRNLISNAIKFTKRNGTIKIGSKRIEDVIEVSVADNGIGMNEETRQKLFRIDMTQSSFGTENEAGTGLGLILCKEFVEKNSGQIRVESTLDVGTTFYFTLIKSSQ; encoded by the coding sequence ATGAGCACTGAAAAAAATATTGACGAGTTAGAAAAGCAGAATCAGCTCCTTAAGAAGGAAATTGAAAACCTTTCCTCCCTTAAAGATGAGACAATGTTTAAATGTATATTTGAGCTGATTTCAGATAATGCGAGTTTTGGAATTGCTCTTATTAACTCATCGCGAAAAATTCAGTTTTCCAATTTAGCATTGCAAAAGATGCTCGGTTATACCCAAGATGAATTAAGCGAACTAAATATTGCCGACATCAGCCATCCTAAAGACTTCAAAACCGATCAAACGCTATTTAATGAAATACTTGAGGGAAAAAGAGATAGATACACCATTGAAAAAAGATATTTCACAAAAGATGAAAAAGTTGTTTATGGTAAGCTCACAATAATTAAAATAAAGTCATCTACAAACGAGAAATTTCAGTTCATTTCAATTGTCGAAAATTTAACCGAGCAGAAGCAAGTATCTGAAAAACTTGCAAAAGAGCAGACACTATTTTATACTCTGCTCGAAAACACCGCAGATACAATTTACTTTAAGGATTTACAGAGCCGGTTTCTCAAGGTAAATAAAACTATGGCTGTTAAACATGGTTTTAACGATCCAAATGATGTAATTGGCAAAACAGATTTTGATATGTTTGGGATTGAACATGCTACACAGGCATATAATGATGAACAGGAAATAATTCGAACCGGTATTCCCAAAATTGGTATTGAGGAAAAAGAAACCTGGCACGACGGAAGAATTACCTGGGTATCTACCTCAAAAATGCCTTTATATAGTAGAGCCGGGAAAATAATTGGCACATTTGGTATTACCCGCGACATTACCGAGAAAAAGTTGCTCAACGATAAAATTTTTGAGAGTGAAAAAGTTTACCGTTCTATTTTCGAAAATTCGCCCGACGGAATGTTTATAATGACCGAGGTAATTATTGACTGTAACCAAGCAATTTGCGAGAAATTAAAATTTACTCATGATGAGCTGGTAGGTAAAACTCCAGCCGATATTTCACCGGAATTTCAGCCAGATGGCACTCTCTCTGCTGAGGCATCTAAAAATAAAATAGAAAACACTCTTAAAGGAATTCCGCAATGGTTTGAATGGAAACATGTTGCAAGCGACGGATCTTTGCTCGATTTTGAGATTTCTCTTAACCCGATGACTATCGGCGGGAAAATAACAGTACATGCAACAATGCGCGATATTACCGAGAAGAAAAAGAGAGAAAGAATAAATAATGTGATTTATAAAATTTCTGAAGCCGCTCTCTCTGTTCAAGATTATGGGTTATTCTTTAAGAAAATTCATAACTCAATTTCTAATTTAATGCCTGCTAAAAATTTTTATATTGCTCTATATAATGATCAGAAGCAGGAGTTATCATTCCCCTATTTCGTTGATGAAATCGATCCCCCTCAAAAAACAAAACAAATGGGAAGAGGTCTTACTGAGTATGTAATTAGAGTAGGAGAGCCAACTCTAGTTGACGCTCATAAAGATCTGGAATTGCGAAGAAGCGGAGAGGTTGATCTGATTGGTGCCCCGCAAGCAATATGGCTGGGTATTCCTTTAAAAGTAAGTGGCAAAGTTATTGGCGTATTAGTTGTTCAAGATTATGAGAATGAAAAAGCTTATGGGCAGGATGAAATGCAGCTTCTTTCTTTTGTATGCGATCAGATTTCACAAGTTATTGAACGCGAAAAAAAATCGATCGAAATTAAAAAATTTGCCGATGAGCTAGAGGTGCTAAATTCAACAAAAGACAAATTTTTCTCAATTATTGCGCATGATCTTCGCAATCCATTCATAACAATACTTGGATTCTCTGATGTGTTGATAAGTGATTTTACTGAGATGAGTGACGACGAAAAAATTTACTATCTCACAGAAATGAAAAAAGCAGCCGAAGTATCACATAACCTTCTTCAAAACCTGCTCCAATGGTCCAGATCGCAAACCGGGAGAATTGATTTCCATCCAACTTCACTCAATCTTCAAAATATTGTTCGTGAAAACTTAGATTTAGTTTCTGCCATTGCTGAAAGAAAAGAAATTAAACTAGAGAGCAAGATACCTGATGATACCTTTGTTTTTGCTGATGAAGATATGCTCAATACAATAATTCGTAATTTGATTTCAAATGCTATTAAGTTTACAAAGCGAAACGGAACAATTAAAATAGGCAGCAAACGAATTGAGGATGTAATTGAAGTTTCAGTAGCAGACAATGGAATTGGAATGAATGAAGAAACCCGGCAAAAGTTATTTAGAATAGATATGACTCAATCTTCTTTCGGCACCGAGAATGAAGCCGGTACCGGGCTTGGATTAATCCTGTGTAAAGAGTTTGTTGAAAAAAATAGCGGTCAAATCAGAGTTGAAAGTACACTTGATGTTGGAACTACATTCTATTTTACATTAATCAAGAGCAGCCAATAA
- a CDS encoding nitroreductase family protein: MNSRNEIPLNYQTKEINEMKTLSEEFASLMKRRRTVRNFSEKTIPKEIIRNCIQAALNSPSGANQQPWHFVIISNNEIKKQIRIAAEKEEYEFYNSRAPKEWLDALTPLGTDYSKPFLETAPYLIAIFEKKYEISDTGEKKKYYYTKESVGIACGILITALHNAGIATLTHTPSPMNFLNTILKRPKNEKPFLLLVAGFPTQDTTVPNIQRKNFEEVVTEFE; encoded by the coding sequence ATGAATTCCCGGAACGAAATCCCTCTTAATTACCAAACAAAAGAAATTAACGAAATGAAAACTCTCTCAGAAGAGTTCGCGTCATTAATGAAAAGAAGACGCACTGTTCGAAATTTTTCCGAAAAGACAATTCCAAAAGAAATTATTCGTAATTGCATTCAAGCCGCACTCAACTCACCCAGCGGTGCAAATCAGCAGCCATGGCATTTTGTAATAATTTCAAACAATGAAATAAAGAAACAGATAAGAATTGCGGCTGAAAAAGAAGAATATGAGTTTTATAATAGCCGGGCGCCTAAGGAATGGCTTGATGCATTAACTCCTCTTGGAACTGATTATTCAAAACCATTTTTAGAAACGGCTCCTTATCTAATTGCAATCTTTGAAAAGAAATATGAGATAAGTGATACGGGTGAAAAGAAAAAATATTACTATACGAAGGAATCGGTTGGAATTGCATGTGGAATTTTAATTACTGCTTTGCATAATGCCGGAATAGCTACTTTAACACATACTCCAAGCCCAATGAATTTTTTAAACACAATTCTTAAACGACCAAAGAACGAGAAACCCTTTTTATTACTGGTAGCAGGATTTCCAACCCAGGATACAACCGTACCTAACATCCAGCGAAAAAATTTTGAGGAAGTTGTTACTGAATTTGAGTAA
- a CDS encoding cyclomaltodextrinase N-terminal domain-containing protein, with protein MKNFFLSLLIIGNLLKAQTISVSKIEPPNWWSGMKLNKIQLMIYGENLDGISASFKESSLKVDKVYKTDNPSYLLIDISIRKNASPKNYNLVLKKDKQSVTINFPILKRETKEKRFQGFSPKDVIYLVMADRFSNGDTTNDSIPGYSDYLSKTPNQARAGGDIQGLINHIDYLHDLGITAIWPTPLVENNTFRSYHGYAATDFYKIDPRLGSNELYKKFVSEAHKRDIKVILDHVANHFSDDHIWMKNPPTKNWTNGTKENHLNANHNKMIFTDLYADSSTIKHVERGWFVSTMPDLNQENPFVANYIIQNTIWWMEYANLDGIREDTHPYNNQKFMSKWAKTVLNEFPTTNIVGEVWTGDPAFLAGYQKDTFLPRTINTNIPSLTDFGLRDVFVRYLQGRDNLFHFFELLSKDYLYKDPNNLVTFADNHDVARVMFYAKGNLMKAKNVYSILLTTRGIPQLFYGSEIGLVGTDDHGELRVPFPGGFPGDKRNAFEPLGRSDNENEIFNHIKKLISTRKKLPALTDGKLIHFPPVNNFYVYFRVLHNQKVMVIINDNEESKDLDLSNYKNVLAGSKKLTNVDSGINYNISPSHRLNIEGGTSHIFIVE; from the coding sequence ATGAAAAATTTCTTTTTGAGTTTATTAATTATTGGAAACTTGCTAAAAGCACAAACAATCTCGGTATCTAAAATTGAGCCCCCAAATTGGTGGAGCGGAATGAAGTTGAATAAAATTCAACTTATGATTTATGGTGAAAATTTGGATGGTATATCGGCATCATTTAAAGAATCATCCTTGAAAGTCGATAAAGTATATAAGACTGATAATCCATCATATTTGTTAATTGATATATCGATTCGAAAAAATGCTTCACCTAAAAATTACAACTTGGTCCTGAAAAAAGATAAACAAAGTGTGACAATCAATTTCCCTATTCTTAAAAGAGAAACTAAAGAGAAAAGATTTCAAGGCTTCTCCCCAAAAGATGTTATTTATTTAGTTATGGCTGACCGATTTTCGAATGGAGATACAACTAACGATTCCATCCCCGGTTATTCCGATTATTTAAGCAAAACACCAAACCAAGCGAGAGCCGGGGGTGACATACAAGGCTTAATTAATCATATTGATTACTTACATGATTTGGGTATTACCGCGATATGGCCAACCCCGTTAGTGGAGAACAACACATTTAGATCGTATCATGGTTATGCCGCTACCGATTTCTATAAAATTGATCCACGATTGGGAAGTAATGAACTTTATAAAAAATTTGTTTCGGAAGCTCACAAGCGTGATATAAAAGTAATTTTAGATCATGTGGCAAATCATTTTAGCGATGATCACATCTGGATGAAAAATCCTCCTACAAAAAATTGGACTAACGGAACGAAAGAAAATCATTTGAACGCCAATCACAACAAAATGATTTTTACCGATTTGTACGCTGACAGTTCAACAATCAAACATGTTGAGCGGGGATGGTTTGTTAGCACAATGCCCGATTTGAATCAAGAAAATCCTTTTGTTGCAAATTATATTATTCAAAACACAATTTGGTGGATGGAGTATGCCAACCTTGATGGAATTAGAGAAGATACTCATCCCTACAACAATCAAAAATTTATGTCGAAATGGGCAAAGACAGTTTTGAATGAATTTCCAACAACGAACATTGTTGGTGAGGTATGGACGGGTGATCCCGCATTTTTAGCCGGTTATCAAAAAGATACTTTTTTACCCCGCACTATTAATACGAATATTCCCTCTTTAACCGATTTTGGTTTGAGAGATGTCTTTGTTCGTTACTTACAGGGTAGGGATAATTTGTTTCATTTTTTTGAATTACTCTCCAAGGATTATTTATATAAAGATCCCAACAATCTTGTAACGTTTGCAGATAACCATGATGTAGCGAGAGTAATGTTTTACGCTAAAGGAAATCTGATGAAAGCCAAAAATGTTTATTCTATTTTACTAACTACAAGAGGAATTCCCCAACTGTTTTATGGTTCTGAAATTGGATTGGTTGGAACTGACGATCATGGTGAATTAAGAGTACCATTCCCGGGAGGATTTCCAGGTGACAAGAGAAATGCTTTTGAACCTTTGGGAAGATCAGATAATGAAAATGAAATATTTAATCATATCAAAAAATTAATTTCAACAAGAAAAAAATTGCCGGCTTTAACTGATGGAAAGCTGATTCATTTCCCTCCTGTCAACAACTTTTATGTTTATTTCAGAGTTTTACATAATCAGAAGGTAATGGTAATTATTAATGATAATGAAGAAAGTAAGGATTTAGATTTGAGCAATTATAAAAATGTACTCGCTGGCAGCAAAAAGCTCACAAATGTTGATAGTGGGATTAACTATAATATCAGCCCTTCACACAGATTAAATATTGAAGGTGGCACTTCTCATATTTTTATTGTTGAATAA